Part of the Gadus chalcogrammus isolate NIFS_2021 chromosome 22, NIFS_Gcha_1.0, whole genome shotgun sequence genome is shown below.
CCAGCTGAAGTACCAGATTAGGCCCACCGTGGCGCGGTACAGCCACTCGCCGGCGGAGCTGTCCATGAACTTGGTGCCGCAGCGCCAGGCGAGGAAGAAGAGCACGGCCCAGCAGCACAGGAAGTGGGCGAAGATGTAGCAGGGCTGGGCGTAGGCGAACAGGGCCAGGGCGGCCAGACGCGGGAAGATGAGCAGCAGGTTGCAGATGAAGTagagcagggaggagacggGGCCCGGCTTGGCCTTGTCCGTAAGGAAGGAACGCAGGGAGCGGTGGTACAGGGTCACGCTGCAGGCGATGGCCGAGGCTGAGCCCACGGCCTTCAGCACTGGAAGAAGGATGGGAGAGGTTAAGATGTTAGCGCTGGTGGCGCTGAGGGAGGCATTTCTTaggaaagtgaaagtgaaagtgaaaagtGATCTAGTTGCACACTTCtagacctctctctctatcgctctctcaacttaatctctcgctctctttttatCTTTTGCTCaacttaatctctctctctctttatctctagCTCAACTtttgatctctctccctctctctctttctcttacagTTTTCTCAATCGTTTAGACACCctttctgaaactatagctcaatttctcaaaacactaaacacaaacctgagaagaCTAAATCATTTTGTCAAAATAATGTAATGATGAAATAATTTTTTTACTGTGATACAGTAAAATGGtcagctgaactgactgcatGAAAACCTAGTGTCCCCACCAAAGCTCAGACCCAACCTACGCCCTTTGtgtatacaatcgagaaaaactgtaaaagtGAATGTAGTCCcactgccaacacacacacctgtcacgGGGTCCTGCCAGTCCCCGGTCTGCAGCATGACCGTGAGCATCAGCACGAGCTGTGGGGCGCTCTCCGAGAAGGCCTCAAAGAGCCGCAGCAGGGACAGGTCGTGGGACAGGTACACGGCCACGTTCACCGAGTCGCGCTTCTTTATTGGGAAGAAACTGCGCACAGCGACCTCCAGCACGCCTGCGTACCTGTGAGGTAGCAGCCAGGAATGTTGTTATAATATAAGGCAGTCGATGGAGCTTGGTCAACGTCGACGACCGTATTTATGATGATGTAAATGGATTATGCAAAGGTTGGGACTGTGGCTATAGTTCAATTCGTGATGTTAATCGCTGAAGGTAACTGAATATATTGTTTGAGTGGAGATGACACGACAACGTCccctctgaacacacacacgcaaacacacacacacacacacacacacacacacacacacacacacacacacacacacacacacacacacacacacacacacacacacacacacacacacacacacacacacacacacacacacaaatgcactatACCAATGCAATTAGCTTTTATAATCTTATAATAATCGATCCTACTTTAACTTGTTTTATGACATGTAGGCTATTTATTGTTCTTAACATAGCGTATGCATTCGAGCAACAGAATTGCCTGGCGTAAAGGATTTTCGTTATGATATTATGTAAAAAGTTCAGAGCACCTGATGTAGACGCCCAGCTGGAATATGTGCAGAACTTGAAGGACCCTCTTGCTGACTGAGCCCTCTGTGCTAGTGCGTGTCTCCCAGTCCTCATATCGGTACCATAACCAGCTGAAGAGCTGTCCAAGAACCGAAGAGCCTGCCAGCATCGTCACCAAAAGCCCCAAGTAGATGAAGTCTCCTTCTTGGTAGAAATGCACCGCTGCCCATATGTCCAGCACTATGTCAACCAAGAAGAAAGCCAGCCCCAGAAACGAGAATCCAAAGTCCAAGACAGAGTAATTCAGGGTGACTTCGCCCTCCATGGCATTTGTCGATTTGTTCTTAAAGAAAGTGATCCACTGAACCAATCTATTCGAGAGCGTATTCTCATCGAGTTCCGTTCATTCAAAGTTCTCAGAAGTGGTGTTGTAGCAGTAGTGTCAAATGTGGTAATGAAATACAGGCTGAACGAAATGTTCACTGCTTCCAAGACTCCACTCCCTTTCCTATAAACCCTCCTATTATGCTTATCGCGacaagggctgattatggtcccacggtgacgcaacgcaaggaccacgcagacgcttcgacgcagtcgtgaacctgtttcggttctgcgtcgggttttagtgatcggaccaatcacagcccttgctgctgcgtcgcctcgacgggaGGTTAACATTTTTGAGATACGCACCAGAACCTTGCGTTACGTGGACgagggaccataatcagccctttacgCTTAAGGGGAGTAGTTTTGCTACTGTACATGACTACAATACTATTGGCTATGGCTTTCTGTGTTAAAATATCTTGTCTGGGCGTTTTGACGGCCTGCCAAACGAGGTGTAGACTCGACTATTGAATGTCACGTTTCAATGAAAGATATCATCTTGTCATGCCCATGAGTGACACGCACTATCAGAATGTTCGGTATAATTGGTGGGGCGAGGAAGTTGtattaaatttaatttgcactCAGCAAGCAACagatgtgtctatgtgtggtcCATATTATTTAGATTAAATCCTGCAATCTCTGCAATGCTTAATTCAGAAGTAAAGTAGAGATATAACACATATCGACAAATATATCCCACATTACTTTTAATTGTCACGGTTATCCTTTGGACAATattgttgaaccatttttgaATGACACATTGATCCAGAATTGGGCATTCCACCGACCCTAATAGCCATGAGCTGAAGCAGCACAAAGTTAACCACACACAGGGTTGTCCCAGTCTCCAAGGCTGATCAGTTGAAACATAGAAAACAAAGGCTGCTTTATTGACAAAGTACACAGTACATAAGCAGTGGTTCCACTTATTCCAAAGGAAACAGAGGTTTTATGTGGTGGCGCACTTCAAATAAAGAAAAGTCCTGCAGGCAGTGGAGTGAGATGGGTGCGTTCACATTCAAACATGCTTGTTTGGCCAAAATGCTCACTTCGGCTTTGTTATGGCCAAAGATCTGGAGCTCAATGTGATCCAAAAACCTTCCAATAGCCGAGGACAGTTTTGACCTGTGTGTGATTGATTCTTAAAGGTTGACATTATAGTACATTCCATATAAAGGCATCTTGCTTTGTAAAATTCCTTTGGTGCATCGCACaaagaatacattttaaaacatgttgatccataaagtttaaaaaaaaccaaACCATTAAAAGTAAGAACAGGTGTAACAGTGTTTAGAGTCACGGAAAACACTCAATAAATATCTTACAATCAATGAGGCCCATAGCCTGGCACAGTGGAGGGATATTCGCTTTTTCATCAGTGACGAATGTACTCAAGGttgtaaacaataaaaaaatatagctTCTCGACTTGTGGAACTTATGAAGTAAGATGATTGAAGTACCACAGCATGACACCGCATGAAACAGACTGCATCGGCAGGTTcattcgttgttttttttacgtcCTTTTTAAACATGCATAAAGTCCTTATTTGACCAAggtgataaaaaaaagaggCAAGAGATGGCAAGGTTTCCCACGGCACTTCACAGCTCGGGCGGTCGCCTAGGCAACACACGCCTGCCGCCTTGACTatgacgtcatgaaaaaaaaggttGGTTTTGAATATTTTTAAAGTTAACGATGCACAAATTCTTTAACCGTCCTTGTTTCCGTGGTTATTTAGACAATTTTGTTTGGCACTTTCTTTCAAGttcaaattgcacaaattcttTGACTGTGACTTTGATCTTGACTCTGACTagtttcaccccccccccccaccccagcccccccgggCAAACCCCCCCACCTTAACCATCACATGTTCTGCGGGCGACCCTGGATGGCATGTCGTTTCCCAGCATTCCACAGGGCAGCAGCGCCACTTCCCCTCCGAACCTCACCGCCGCTCATACGACACCCGCGGCGCACGCCTCatgtcctcccccctcactcatccctccctctgccgAGTAGAAATGTGCGGCGTGTCGGTACATCCTGGCGTTGCGCAACGGCGGCGGCGAGGAGACGCCTTCCTGGTCGGGGGCGAAGGTCCTGAATCCCACGGCCCCGCTGTCGGGCACCTCCAGGGCCAGCCCCGGGGGGGGCCTGCGGGGGCCCAGCTTGGGGTGGAAGCGGTAGTAGTAGAGGGCCCTGAGGGCCAGCCCCGCGAGGTAGGAGGCGGGAAGCGCGGCGGCCAGGGCGCGGTCGTACGGCCGCGTCACCGCGGGGTCGCGGTACGCCCACCAGGTGGCCCCCAGCACCAGCCCGTCGGTCGCCATGAAGCCGTGGTAGATGAGGCTCCGCCCCCGCGTGCGGCCCTCGCTGACGTTGAACCAGCTGAAGTACCAGATGAGCCCCACCGTGGCGCGGTACAGCCACTCGCCGCCCGCGCTCTCCATGAAGTCCGTCCGCTGGAGCCACGCCCACAGCGCCAGCGCCGGCCACAGCAGCAGGAAGTGGGCGCCCACGGCGCGGGGCAGGACGGAGGCGAAGAGCGCCACGGCCGCCACGCGCGGCGCGATCAGCAGCAGGTTCCACAGGAAGTAGACGGCCGCCGAGCCCCAGCCCTGGTTGGCCTTGTCGGGCAGGAAGGAGCGCAGGCAGCGGTGGTAGTCCACCACCATCCAcacgatggaggaggtggaggccgccacactcacacctgagaggggggagggagggagagggagggagggagagggaggagggagggagggggagagaaggagggatggagagagggagagagagagtgaggaaggggGAGTGATGGAGACACGgggagtgaggcagagagagagagagagagagagagagagagagagagagagagagagagagagagagagagagagagagagagagagagagagagagagagagagagagagagagagagagagagagagagagagagagagagagagagagagagagagagagagaaacccctCAAATTCTCTGAAGATGGAAACTGCCTGATTACATCAACTAGGATCTGGGATCCAGCCGCGCTACTGTGTTGTAACAGAACTTCTGACCCAGAATTCCTACTGTGTCATAGCAGAACTCTGGGGCTTTTGGGGGTTTTCCAccccaggctctgtgccatgTCCACTCAGAGAGTGGAGATGTGTTGTTTGTCGAgatggcacagagcctggggTGGAGAACCGAAATCTGAAAGACGGATTAACTCCTGGTTCCCTCTATTTCTACAGAGAAATTCCCCAGAGAAGTGACTcattttagcagatgctttcatgtAATAGGTTGATTGATTTCTTATCCCTTCTGGTATTCGGTCATTCAGGAGTAGGGTGAAGGGATAGGGGCATTCGCTTCTAGCGAGGCTACAGACCAACGGTGGACCTCGGGATAGAACCCAGTGCACCTCAGCCGGGAATCGAGATTCACTGTCCCTTCATAATTTAACAGGCGCTTTAATCCAAAACTATTTAGATTACGTTTTTAAATACAGGTCAGTGAAGAGTACgcgggtggagggggtgaggacTTCCTGTTCAAAGGACggccacagatgcactggagattggggattgaacccacaCCCTTTCAAGTTAAGTCAAGTCAAGGGAACTTTATTGTCAGACAGACCGTGCAACAGGTTCCTGACAGGACCGAAATTGCGTTTCCCCATACTCCAAATGTGCAATGAATATGTTTACCACACAACATATAACCTGTAACATAATAACATAGTAACACAACAACATAATATAGTAACACAACAACATAATAGTACAAAAAGACCACAACAAATAAACATGACATATACAGACGGACATTACATAGATGATACTGAATAGAATATTCACAGTGTTTTGAGGTAGCACTGTGCCCTGGTACTCACATTGTACGGTTCTGGCCTGGTTGGTGTGTAGCATGATGTAGGTCATGAGGGTGAGCTGGGGCGCGCTCTCGCAGAACGTCTCGATGAGTCGGAGCATGCTGAGGTCATGGGTCAGGTACACGGCGTACTCTGCGCCCTGCTCCTTGCGCCACCACACCCGGAAGCCATGCCAGATGGCCGAGATGTgcctacattcacacacacacacacacgcacacgcacacacacacacacgcacacgcacacgcacacacacacacacacacaaagtatcagaaacacgcaaacacgccATCAGCACACACAAGATGAAGCGCACATACGATCAATCATGCAGCACAcaatcagcaacacacacactgtcatgcAGGCgcctgcagacaaacacacatgcacatgaactATGTGATTTCCAAAAGGAAGGTCGAGTGATACACATTCCGTAACTTCCCCTTGTACGTTGTATGTACACAAAGCAACAGGAACTATTCTCAGCCTCGCCCGTCATTGCATGTGAATACATCAAGTCTTATTTTAGGTGACTCCCTAACTGAGACATACGGATTATGAATTGTGCACCAGTTGGTAAATTAGGCGCATGCCAGGCATAAACAGACGGTTTAATTACGCATACCTGCAGTCCAAGAATTGTACGCTATGGCGGTGATTAAAGCCTAATAACAAATGACAGTTGCCTGCGGTCTCTCCCTAACCTGTTTCGTCGTCGTCTTTTAGAACATTATAAACATTTGTAAGGGAAGATAGGCCTAGGAGAAAACAACCatttaaataaagtttgatttgcATTTTGCAAAACGAAcaagcgcgcgcgcgcacacacacacacacacacacacacacacacacacacacacacacacacacacacacacacacacacacacacacacacacacacacacacacacacacacacacacacacacacacacacacacacacacacctgcaaaagAAGCCGAGCTGGAGTACGTGAAGTAGACAAGAGATTTTAACGTGGTCGCCGAAGAGAACGTTTTTCGTGTCAGCGCAGGACCCCTCCGAGTCCCGGTCGTACTTAAACCAGAACCAGCTGAACATTTGGACCACGATAGAGGACAGGAGCATCCAGCCGACCAGCACCCCGAACCAGAAGAAATCCCCGCGGGAATAAAACTCGGTGGCGACCCACACGTCGGACCCCCAGTCAAACAAGAAGGTGCACACCCCGACCACGGAGAACACAAAGTCAAACCAAGAGTACTTGGACAAAGTTAGCCACTCCATGGCTGACGACTAGTCACACTAGTGTTGTGCTCAGTGTTGACGTTAGCAGGCGGAGGCTAATCCGCCCGGTGTGGTACCGTTATGTCCTTCCTCGCCTTCACCCCATTCAGGCTCTTGAAACTGGTGCGATCTCTTCATGTCTGGCGACCAATGAGGACAGCGGATTAGTTTCCAAGTTCATCGCAGATAGTAAAAGTTTACATCACTTTGTCGTGAGTTCTTCTGGGTGCATGCAAGCCTGGAGCTGTTGCAAGGCACAGGCATGTTGTTCAGAGGACCGAGGCCAGCAGCTCAGCTCATTAGTGAGCTGGCCCCTCCCAACAAAGCTGACAAGCGCTGGTTCAAATCCTGCCTCTTTCTCTACAAACCCCCCGCCGAGTCACACAATGGGACCCCCTGAGAACAGTCCTTGAAGTTTAGACATAACCTACTTTCATAAAAGTTTGTGTAGTCTTAAGAGACTTACATTTtggttaaaagtagcctaaACTAACACTAAACGCTATTGAAACTGAAGTACGTTATGTGTCTGTAATGTAATTGTAAGGTaacacacaaagtgtgtgtaGCTTGcttgatataacatatgatagcTCCAATTCCCACACTTTTGGCCTAGGGCCAACtgtgacacacaacacacgtcatTCAAATGAATGTCTCTTCTTCTAAATGTACTTCTTGACAAACGCACTACTCTCTCATTAATGATTATAGATAACCAGTcgacaaaaaagaaaaggcaaacATTGCATCAGAAATATTTGTTGCACTGAAGTTCACCAAACAAGCAGTGAGAGGAGACACTACTGGGACCGGATCTCGCGTCAGCGCGCGCGGCAATATCCAAGACCCGCCCACCAATGCGCAGGCGCGTATTTGTGGCGTGCCGCACGACATCGTGCAAGTGTGTTCGTCGTCTTCGCCGCACCGACACACTCTAAACATGTCTAGAGTTTACATCGGAAGACTGAGCTACCGGGCCAGGGAAAAGGATGTCGAGAAGTTCTTCAAGGGATACGGAAAGATACTCGAAGTGGACTTGAAAAACGGGTAATTCATCTTTTTTTGAATTGATTGTTCTTGTCGCTCAGC
Proteins encoded:
- the xkr8.2 gene encoding XK-related protein 8; this encodes MEGEVTLNYSVLDFGFSFLGLAFFLVDIVLDIWAAVHFYQEGDFIYLGLLVTMLAGSSVLGQLFSWLWYRYEDWETRTSTEGSVSKRVLQVLHIFQLGVYIRYAGVLEVAVRSFFPIKKRDSVNVAVYLSHDLSLLRLFEAFSESAPQLVLMLTVMLQTGDWQDPVTVLKAVGSASAIACSVTLYHRSLRSFLTDKAKPGPVSSLLYFICNLLLIFPRLAALALFAYAQPCYIFAHFLCCWAVLFFLAWRCGTKFMDSSAGEWLYRATVGLIWYFSWFNVSGGRSVYHGVLYHAWMLLDQLLLCGLAFWQTHKAPCITGGLLSPDTVAVMGGVVVAVYVSGLLVKVLYYKRFHPKLGEPSTDTKKPLQLPAAGDFTDGGEEDRGLGDYTEVDFMEPPLVEMLTGGGEEVGRVKRPVNRRMQHLAQNFYS
- the LOC130375359 gene encoding XK-related protein 8-like isoform X2, whose translation is MLRLIETFCESAPQLTLMTYIMLHTNQARTVQCVSVAASTSSIVWMVVDYHRCLRSFLPDKANQGWGSAAVYFLWNLLLIAPRVAAVALFASVLPRAVGAHFLLLWPALALWAWLQRTDFMESAGGEWLYRATVGLIWYFSWFNVSEGRTRGRSLIYHGFMATDGLVLGATWWAYRDPAVTRPYDRALAAALPASYLAGLALRALYYYRFHPKLGPRRPPPGLALEVPDSGAVGFRTFAPDQEGVSSPPPLRNARMYRHAAHFYSAEGGMSEGGGHEACAAGVV
- the LOC130375359 gene encoding XK-related protein 8-like isoform X1; translation: MEWLTLSKYSWFDFVFSVVGVCTFLFDWGSDVWVATEFYSRGDFFWFGVLVGWMLLSSIVVQMFSWFWFKYDRDSEGSCADTKNVLFGDHVKISCLLHVLQLGFFCRHISAIWHGFRVWWRKEQGAEYAVYLTHDLSMLRLIETFCESAPQLTLMTYIMLHTNQARTVQCVSVAASTSSIVWMVVDYHRCLRSFLPDKANQGWGSAAVYFLWNLLLIAPRVAAVALFASVLPRAVGAHFLLLWPALALWAWLQRTDFMESAGGEWLYRATVGLIWYFSWFNVSEGRTRGRSLIYHGFMATDGLVLGATWWAYRDPAVTRPYDRALAAALPASYLAGLALRALYYYRFHPKLGPRRPPPGLALEVPDSGAVGFRTFAPDQEGVSSPPPLRNARMYRHAAHFYSAEGGMSEGGGHEACAAGVV